TTTTCCGAAAGGAAACCTGACGGAGGGAATGGCCGGGCTGCATGTTGCTTTCTTACGGCCCGGTTGTTTTTCAAGACATGATTAAACCCCGGCCATATGTTCGGGAACGGCGGCGTTTTCTTTATTCCGTTTTTCCGTACCTGCGCGCCCGGAAGGAGTAGGCTACCGCCACCACGGCGGCCAGTACGGCGTACAGGATGAAGCGGTCCGTGGAAATGGCGTTGGCTGCTTCTCCGTTGGACAGGAAAAAAGTAATTGCGGCCACCAGCATGTTGCCTGCAAAAATCGTGAGGTTCCAGAAGCTGGTGATGAGGCTTTTTAAATGCGCCGGAGCTTGCGTATAGGCAAATTCCAGGCCGGTGGTGCTGACCAGGATTTCAGAGATGGTGAGTACGCAGTAAGGAATCAGCTGCCATGCGATGGACATGGAGGCTCCTTCTTCCAGCCGGTATTGCAGGAAAGCGACAATCAGGAATGTAGCGGAACTAAGGGCCAACCCCGTTCCGAGACGCACCAGGGGCTTCGCCAGTGTTACCGCCCTGGGATAAACAAATACGGTGATGAGGGGGATAAACACCATGACAAAAATGGGATTGGCCGCCTGGATTTGGGCCGGCCCGATGGACCAGGAACCGCCCGGAAGCGGGATGGAAAGAGGAATCATCCTGCTGCCCTGGGCCACCCAGGAGGAAGCCGTCTGTTCGAAAATGGACCAGAATGGGATGATAAAGGCAAAGATGGAAAGGATTTTCAGGATGTGCCTGGTGTCTTCCACGGCAGAAGTTCCGCAGCGTTGTTCCGCGTTTTTCCAGCCTCCGTGGAACAGGATGATGAAAAGGACTTTCCAGAAGCCGGCCTGGCCGTTGTTCCGATCCGGAGACGTTTTGTGGTATTTTTTGCGGCCCAGCCAGAAGACGAAAGTGGCGACTCCCATGAAAAGGCCCGGGACGGCAAACGCCCAACTGTACCCGTAATGCTGTTCCATGGCCGGAATGACCAGGAAGGAGAAGAAGGAACCCAGGTTGATGGCCCAGTAGAAGGCATTGAAGGCCTTGGTCATTAACTGCGGGGACTTATTGGGAATCTGGTCTCCCATAAAAGCGGAGACGCATGGCTTGATGCCTCCGGCTCCCAGCGCGATGATGAACAGGCCCGCCATGAGAATGTAACGGCGCGCTTCAATGGTGTGAAAAAGATCCGCCGTTGCCAGAACTCCGTGCCCTACGCAGTAAAGCAGGGAAATATAAAGAATGGTTTTATATCGGCCCCAGACCTTGTCCGCCAGCCATGCCCCCGCCAGGGGAAGCAGATAAACCATTCCCACAAAGATATGGAGGGTGGAGGTTGCCCAGTTGTCGCTCATCAGCAGGTGGCCCGTCATGTACAGCATGAGGATGGACTTCATGCCGTAGAAGCTGAAACGTTCGCAGGCTTCCGTTCCGATGATGTATCTGGATTGGGAGGGCAGGGCGCTCATTGGATGATGAAAAGGCAGAGGATGGAGAGAATAATAAAAATGATGGCCTCCGGGCGGAGGCCATCATGGTGAATGCGTTCAGACGGCGTTCAGGGCCTGTGAAAAGGAGACGGGCGCACTGACGGTTGTCATGAAAGGAAAAACGTTAGCGTTCCTGATTCAGGATGGGGGCAATTTCCACCTTGTATTGGGCAATGCACGCTTTCAGCCAGTCCAGCATGATCATGGATTTTGCCTGGGCAGTCAGAGCCGGGGCAATTTGCTGGGTAGCTTTGATTTGGAATTCCGGCGTATCCTCCAGTTCGCGCTTGACGAGCTGGGTCAGCAGGATGCCGTCCCCCGTGTTGATGGGCTGGGCCATCTGGCCGGGGTTGATGACGGAAACCGCCTGGAATACTTCTTCAGGAGCCGGGAGTTCTTTGGGAGGGGCCAGGCGGGAATTCATGGCCCGTTCCAGAAGAGACTGGAGTTCTTCCTGTGTTTTGGCGTTTTGCAGGTTGACGCTGCTCAAGAGTGCGTTCGGATTAATAAAGGGGCCGTAAGCGCCGGTTTTTGCGCCGGCTTTTCCGGCGATGGCATTGAACTGTTCCACAGGGTTCTCCGCCTTCTGCAGTTCCGTATTGAGTTCCGTAGCTGCCTTGTTCATGGATTCAACGGTCATGCTTTCCAGGAGGTCGGCACGCGCGCTGTTGCGGGCAGACTCGTAAGGCAGGGCTTTGACCGGAGTAACGCCTTCCAGGCGGATCAGGACGACTTGCCCGTTTTCCAGCACCTGCATGGTGCTGATCTGTTCGGCCCCGGTTTTGGCGCGCGCTTCTTCAATGGCCTTGGCATCCGCATCCGCATTCAGGGCGGGGGCTCCCGTCAGGGAGAAAGCCACATCCAGCAGATTGGCGCTGCGTCCGTCGGAAGCGGATTGGTTGATTGTCTGGTTGATTTCCTGAGGCGCGTTTTTGCGCGTTACGGCCGTGTAAGATTTTTTCTCCATTTTGCAGACGCCGGGAGCCTTGGCCAGGGCTTCGCTGATGGCCTGGTCCATGTTCCTGCCGTTGGTGGCGTTCAGCGGTTCCCAGATGTCATTTTCCACCAGGTTCATGGTCTCCATGGTGGCGTTGGAAATGTCGCCAGGCTTGGGAGCCTGGGCATCTCCTGCGGGGATAAAGGTGTAAACGGTGAAGAAGCGCGCTTCTTCATTCTTGTAATTTTCCTTATGCTTGTCCCAGAAGGTTTTTATTTCCTCTTCTCCGGGATCCGTCTTGGGACGGAAGGCGCTTTTTTCCAGGAAGGCGGTGTTGATGGTAATCTGCTGGCTGTTGGATTCGGCGACAGCTTCGGCAAAACCGGGCTCCACGGAAATACCCCCGGTCAGCACGTCCTTGATGCGTTCCAGGCTGATGGTGTCTTCCATCAGTCCGCGCAGCAGTTCCTCCTGCAGCTTTTTACCCATGTTGCCGCGCATGGAAATGAAATTGTCGTATTTTTGGGGGTCGAAAACGCCTTTGTCGTTCTGGAACTCCGGAATCTTGCAAATGGCATCGTCAATTTCCGTGGTGCTGGGCGTCAAGCCCAGGCGTCCCGCCTCCCGACGGATAATGCCGCGGTAGGCCAGAAAAGCCGCATTGGGGTTATTTGTTTTCAACAGGTAGCAGAGTTCGCGCAGATTTTCTTCCGAGCTGAAATTGTCCTGAAGCAACGGTCCGAAGGTGGAAGGGAAGGAAAAAGCCACGGACAGGCCGGTCCTGCCCATGTTGTTATAATCCTTTTCCCCATAAGATTTCCCGTCCACGGAAACGAAAGTCTGCTTGAACATGCCGGTCAGGGAGCCGCCGCTTACGTCCCCGCCGATGAACATGAGGCCCACAAACACCAGGGCCATGGCTGCCATGATGACGATTGTATGTTTACGTAAGTAATCTAGCATGGAATGTCAGGTTGAAAATGCACGTGCAGCCGGGGCAGCCCGGACAGCCCGAACCTTTTACACTTTTTCCCTCCGCTAGGCAAGAACGAAGCTCTCCGCTTCCGGCGGCTTTTCCAAAACATGGCGGCATGCTCTTTCCTGTCATGAAGGGCTTTCCCGGCCGGGGCAGAACAGTTTTTGACCTCGACGGTGATGCAAATACGCCTTATGTTGCTCCTGCGCGAAAGATTCCGGGAACCATGGGACGGTTCTGCCCTATGGCGTTCGGATGCCTCCGGCGCGTGTCCATAGTCGGATATTCCTTTAATCGCAAGGATTTATGCTGAACCAGGTAATAGAACTCAAAAGAGAAGTGACGGCGGTCCAGATCCCCAGCGGGGATGTGCTCACCCTGCCGGAAGGGGAACGCGTGTATGTCACCCAGATACTGGGTGGCTCCTATACCGTGGCTACGGACCATGGCCTGGCCCGTATTTCCAGGGAGAACGCGGACGCCCTTGGCGCTGGAGCGGAAGAACCTTCTCCGGAAGCGGCTGCGCTGGATGAGAACGCCACACTGGAAGAAAGGGTCTGGGATACGCTGAAATGTGTGTATGACCCGGAAATTCCCGTGGACATCGTCAACCTGGGCCTGATCTATGATGTGACTGTCATTGAGCTGGAGAACGGCCTTCACCATGTGGCGGTAAAAATGACCCTCACGGCGCCCGGCTGCGGAATGGGCCCTCATCTGGTCATGGAAGCCAAGGACCGTATTGAAGCGTTGGAAGGGGTGGAGGCCGCGGATGTGGAAATGGTGTGGGATCCCCCCTGGAATCAGGACATGGTCAGCGAGGAGGGCAGAATGAAACTCGGATTGATCTGATTTTCCATGCCGGTAACGTTGAGATTATCAGATGAGGAAGCGCGTGATTTGGCGGAAATGCTTTCCACCGCCGCCACGGTGGCTGCCTCCAACCAGCAGGACGGGGCGGAAGCGCGCCTGGCTGCGTGGGGAAATTTGGTTTCCCGGCTGATGAAGGAGCTTTCCGTCACTCCCAAATTGAAAGGGCGCATTGCCTATGCGGAGGACCTGGGCGGCTATGCCTTCACACGGGAATATGAAGAAAACGCTTTTTTTCAGGATTGCTTGGATGAATATCGGGATAATTCTTTCTGGGCGGATCTCGTGACGCGTATGGCGGACAAGGCCATCAGCGAACACCTGGGAGCGGAATATTTTGAAAACATGCCGGAAGAGGAACGCCGCCGCACTGCGGAAGCCCTGGAAAAATCCCTGTGGCAGGAATGCGCCAGATACGGCATTGACCGGCTGGGCTTCATCCTGCCCCCGTCAGACGGGTAAGGAGAAAAAACGTTTAAAAATCCTGTGAACCGGGGCGGCTCGCAGGTTCGGGCGCGATTTGCACGCATACCCTGGGGAACACCGGTCCGTATTGCCTTTCTGCCGAGAAAATACTCCCTTATATCCGTCCTGTTTCAGGTCTCGGGAACATGCGCGCTTTCTGGATGCGGCAAAATGATCCGGGGATTGTTTAGTCCTGCGTACGGCGGTTCACCGCATCGGGACCTTATTCCTCCGCATTTTCCGGCAGTGGCGGGGTAGGGCTACCCAGGTGTTCCGTTTCCTTGGGAGTGGAGAGCACCTTGTAATACGCCCATGCGGCGGCGGCCAGTACGCCGCCGATGGAAACAATCATGGTTAACCAGCCGGTTGGGGACATAATCAGTTCATGTTCTCCTGAACTAGACTGGTAACAGTCTTGTCAGGCAGGATGAGTTTAATATTTTGGGGCAGGGGGCGATTTTGGAACAGCTTGAAATCCGTCATTTTCGTGCTTCCCCCCGTCTGAAGCAGCACGGAACCATCAGGTTGGATATTCGCCATGACGTTGGTGGAAGGGGTTCGGTCGCCGGTGAACGTTACGCTGGTATTGGGATGCCATTTGCCGTCCTTGTACGCGAAGCTTGGGCCAAAGAAGGCTCCGCGGGCCTTCTTGGCGGATTCAAAATTGCGCATAAAATCTTCCACGAATCCGACGGAGAAGGAAAGCTCCTTTTCCGAGGAATGCGTTTTCCATTTGGAAATAAGATCCCAGGACTTGTTTTTGTTATTAAAGTAATAGCCGCTGATTTCCTTGAATTTGCCCATTTTTTTGACGCAGACGAGGAAGCGCATCTCCTCCCCGATTGTCCAGGGATAATCCACGAAGCTTTGTCCGCCTGTCCCTTCACCGCCAAAACGTCCGGAGCGTGCATCTTTGCCCAGTTTTACCAGCTTGGTGCGTTCTTCTTCCGGAACGTCGTTGGGGTTGTCCCCGTGTGCCACCGGATCCCAGATGGAAAAGATGATTACTTTTTTACCGTTGGATTGTTCCTGAAAACCGATATAGCCGTCATCAAAGTTCATGGCGC
This region of Akkermansia muciniphila genomic DNA includes:
- a CDS encoding peptidylprolyl isomerase — its product is MLDYLRKHTIVIMAAMALVFVGLMFIGGDVSGGSLTGMFKQTFVSVDGKSYGEKDYNNMGRTGLSVAFSFPSTFGPLLQDNFSSEENLRELCYLLKTNNPNAAFLAYRGIIRREAGRLGLTPSTTEIDDAICKIPEFQNDKGVFDPQKYDNFISMRGNMGKKLQEELLRGLMEDTISLERIKDVLTGGISVEPGFAEAVAESNSQQITINTAFLEKSAFRPKTDPGEEEIKTFWDKHKENYKNEEARFFTVYTFIPAGDAQAPKPGDISNATMETMNLVENDIWEPLNATNGRNMDQAISEALAKAPGVCKMEKKSYTAVTRKNAPQEINQTINQSASDGRSANLLDVAFSLTGAPALNADADAKAIEEARAKTGAEQISTMQVLENGQVVLIRLEGVTPVKALPYESARNSARADLLESMTVESMNKAATELNTELQKAENPVEQFNAIAGKAGAKTGAYGPFINPNALLSSVNLQNAKTQEELQSLLERAMNSRLAPPKELPAPEEVFQAVSVINPGQMAQPINTGDGILLTQLVKRELEDTPEFQIKATQQIAPALTAQAKSMIMLDWLKACIAQYKVEIAPILNQER
- the sufT gene encoding putative Fe-S cluster assembly protein SufT, giving the protein MLNQVIELKREVTAVQIPSGDVLTLPEGERVYVTQILGGSYTVATDHGLARISRENADALGAGAEEPSPEAAALDENATLEERVWDTLKCVYDPEIPVDIVNLGLIYDVTVIELENGLHHVAVKMTLTAPGCGMGPHLVMEAKDRIEALEGVEAADVEMVWDPPWNQDMVSEEGRMKLGLI
- a CDS encoding MFS transporter yields the protein MSALPSQSRYIIGTEACERFSFYGMKSILMLYMTGHLLMSDNWATSTLHIFVGMVYLLPLAGAWLADKVWGRYKTILYISLLYCVGHGVLATADLFHTIEARRYILMAGLFIIALGAGGIKPCVSAFMGDQIPNKSPQLMTKAFNAFYWAINLGSFFSFLVIPAMEQHYGYSWAFAVPGLFMGVATFVFWLGRKKYHKTSPDRNNGQAGFWKVLFIILFHGGWKNAEQRCGTSAVEDTRHILKILSIFAFIIPFWSIFEQTASSWVAQGSRMIPLSIPLPGGSWSIGPAQIQAANPIFVMVFIPLITVFVYPRAVTLAKPLVRLGTGLALSSATFLIVAFLQYRLEEGASMSIAWQLIPYCVLTISEILVSTTGLEFAYTQAPAHLKSLITSFWNLTIFAGNMLVAAITFFLSNGEAANAISTDRFILYAVLAAVVAVAYSFRARRYGKTE
- a CDS encoding DUF3472 domain-containing protein — encoded protein: MRLLTSTAVICAALFSGTILQAQDPELLAKRQCRSVHINQQGHPVQASALYNVVKAKTSVPGTYFCAMNFDDGYIGFQEQSNGKKVIIFSIWDPVAHGDNPNDVPEEERTKLVKLGKDARSGRFGGEGTGGQSFVDYPWTIGEEMRFLVCVKKMGKFKEISGYYFNNKNKSWDLISKWKTHSSEKELSFSVGFVEDFMRNFESAKKARGAFFGPSFAYKDGKWHPNTSVTFTGDRTPSTNVMANIQPDGSVLLQTGGSTKMTDFKLFQNRPLPQNIKLILPDKTVTSLVQENMN